A stretch of Dermochelys coriacea isolate rDerCor1 chromosome 6, rDerCor1.pri.v4, whole genome shotgun sequence DNA encodes these proteins:
- the SETD1A gene encoding histone-lysine N-methyltransferase SETD1A isoform X4, whose protein sequence is MDQESGGDIQKAPNFQWRSYKLVIDPALRRAPQKVYRYDGVHFSASDSGYTPVGDVRDPRPRRIWCKHRDLSLPVPKFKLDEFYIGQIPLKEVTFARLNDNIKEPFLAEMCKKYGEIEEIEILYNPKNRKHLGLAKVLFTSTRGAKETVKNLHNTSVMGNIIHAQLDIKGQQRMKYYELIVNGSYTPQTVPTGGKSLSEKFPAPVTQAETSESRRRQSTDSSYSASTVGSTPGNGTPCSQDTPYSSARQDTPSFYGQFTPQSSQGTPHTPRGGTPYSQDSAYSSRQGTPSYSSYHPEPTSYKSRRHENSYPESYSRRHHSSSSSSSSSSSSSSSSSSSSSSSSASNTAASYPVAPATPDGTLFQNSHSFGQQGEPFAAPAAIYPPYPAPPEPFPLPPEPHPCDQDYRLLPTAETFAANSLPPTEFLAQESKEEPSPAAASAEDQAPSPAPQASPARLGSPAPETTNESVPFAHHSSLDSRIEMLLKEQRSKFSFLNSDTEEDEEEGGKAGAKGAEPHGPCTPPPPLPVSFEDVVPAPDAVVESPKANGQDRASQHSSGEDMEISEEEVEEEPTGSAPADPHFPGLPAGLGHLPLGVSAFAHPPEPPPAYPLQPLMSVSLPHLTGEADYPQAPPPHHLQAPGLQDYGAQAGTAGTGPGAAAPPHIYDFVNSLELMNRLGNQWGGMPMSFQMQTQMLSRLHQLRQGKGQFEEPFPYHQEAAFASHPLYGHYLLDQDSRHFPRDQLFLQQPASTEEPPPGSEQPPPPPPPSQPQRLLDYRAATWGYQEEAPCNPHASTVDSVLATLTQEMKSIMQRDLNRKMVENVAFSTFDKWWERKEQKAKPFQNAAKQQAKEEEKEKTKLKDPALLSLVDWAKSGGTVSLEGFSFGTGLRGALRLPSFKVKRKEPSEISESSEETRPRPSTPAEEEEEDDKEASQGPKGSKRDEEWIKGPGKRRKLFCLDSEGEETSEESSSEKEEEDDEPDEEEEEEQRREEEEEDAAHSDKEEESEEAAESEDSSIYSLYEESDEDSDSASDSESSSSSSSSSSDEAENTMDESTMDSCPMEPAGEASKAESLTGTELEKVKEAALEPAAEQKAAPPEEREAELTPRPSSPIPLLPPPKKRRKTVSFSAPGEEEVAKVGAEKVAEAAPSPLPLPPLPLPPAEELAPPPVVPVEPALPMPQVPLAQDTPSPATPPPAPKPPFSGGRKREPPKASQRTISNLPADHASLVKCWAEEPPAGSGRRRSRSRSSEPPRPPASGEAERLRLREQLGASSLLELANQPETGGVDLAVLADIALKMPIGCAKEGAEDSEGTETSDEVEEQSPPRALPAPRGSSILLEHNYAMAVRAAPPAPRRAAKTEEEAPGPAELLRVDLFGGHVGEVLEAPEEVVAEASEAKAEPEVGALLALAGEERARRKRHRDKEEAPDSPASEPCPSESEEEEEESEDADAGETRRRTLRSHSHKPWPQPLPSFETRSEFEQMTILYDIWNSGLDVEDMHYLKLTYERLLQEDNSTDWLNDTHWVHHTITNIANPKRKRKSSDLREHQTGCARSEGYYPISKKEKDKYLDVCPVTAQELEVMDTQGTNRILSERRSEQRRLLSAIGSSAILDSDLLKLNQLKFRKKKLRFGRSRIHEWGLFAMEPIAADEMVIEYVGQNIRQVVADMREKRYVQEGIGSSYLFRVDHDTIIDATKCGNLARFINHCCTPNCYAKVITIEAQKKIVIYSKQPISVNEEITYDYKFPIEENKIPCLCGTENCRGTLN, encoded by the exons ATGGATCAGGAAAGTGGGGGTGACATCCAGAAAGCCCCCAACTTCCAGTGGAGAAGCTACAAGCTCGTCATTGACCCGGCGCTGCGGCGGGCCCCGCAGAAAGTCTACCGCTACGATGGAGTCCACTTCAGTGCTTCC gattcAGGATATACTCCTGTGGGTGACGTACGAGACCCCCGGCCGCGCAGGATATGGTGCAAGCACAGAGACCTGTCGCTCCCTGTTCCCAAGTTCAAG CTGGACGAGTTCTACATCGGGCAGATCCCGCTGAAGGAGGTGACCTTCGCCCGGCTGAATGACAACATCAAGGAGCCCTTCCTGGCCGAGAtgtgcaagaagtatggggagaTCGAGGAGATCGAGATTCTCTACAACCCCAAGAACCGCAAGCACCTGGGCCTGGCCAAGGTGCTTTTCACCAGCACCCGCGGAGCCAAGGAGACTGTCAAGAACCTGCATAACACCTCGGTCATGGGCAACATCATCCATGCCCAGCTGGACATCAAAG GACAGCAGCGGATGAAGTACTATGAGCTGATCGTCAACGGCTCCTACACCCCTCAGACTGTTCCCACCGGGGGCAAATCTCTGAGCGAGAAATTCCCAGCGCCTGTGACCCAGGCTGAGACG TCAGAGTCCCGACGGCGCCAGTCCACCGACTCCTCCTACTCAGCCAGCACTGTGGGTTCAACGCCTGGCAATGGGACCCCTTGCTCTCAGGACACCCCATACTCCAGTGCTCGCCAGGATACCCCCTCGTTCTATGGTCAGTTTACCCCCCAGTCATCCCAGGGGACCCCGCACACCCCCCGAGGAGGAACGCCGTATTCCCAAGACTCGGCCTACTCCAGCAG GCAAGGCACGCCCAGCTACTCCAGCTATCACCCGGAGCCGACCTCCTATAAGTCCCGCAGGCATGAGAACAGCTACCCAGAGTCGTATTCCCGCCGGCaccactcttcctcctcctcctcc tcctcttcctcttcctcctcctcttcttcctcttcttcctcctcttcctcctccgcTTCCAACACGGCAGCTTCTTACCCCGTGGCTCCAGCCACGCCGGATGGGACCCTCTTCCAGAACAGCCACAGCTTCGGCCAGCAAGGGGAGCCCTTCGCAGCCCCTGCTGCCATCTACCCTCCCTACCCGGCCCCCCCAGAGCCCTTCCCGCTACCCCCGGAGCCACACCCCTGTGATCAGGATTACCGGCTGCTGCCCACGGCTGAGACCTTTGCTgccaactccctgccccccacggaATTTCTGGCTCAGGAAAGCAAGGaagagcccagccctgcagctgccAGCGCGGAAGATCAGGCCCCATCGCCGGCCCCCCAGGCGTCGCCGGCCCGTTTGGGCTCCCCGGCACCAGAGACCACCAATGAGAGCGTCCCATTTGCCCACCACAGCAGCCTGGATTCGCGCATTGAGATGCTGCTGAAGGAGCAAAGGTCCAAGTTCTCCTTCCTCAATTCAGACACTGAGGAAGACGAGGAGGAAGGGGGCAAggcaggggcaaagggggcagAACCGCATGGGCCCTgcaccccgcccccacccctgcctgtcAGCTTTGAGGATGTGGTACCAGCTCCGGACGCCGTGGTAGAGTCGCCTAAGGCCAACGGGCAGGACAGG GCCTCCCAGCACTCATCAGGCGAGGACATGGAGATctcggaggaggaggtggaggaggagcccACGGGGTCGGCGCCGGCCGATCCGCACTTCCCGGGGCTGCCTGCAGGCCTCGGCCACCTCCCGCTGGGTGTCTCGGCCTTCGCCCACCCACCGGAGCCGCCTCCTGCCTACCCACTGCAGCCCCTCATGTCAGTCTCCCTGCCCCATCTGACAGGCGAGGCCGACTACCCCCAGgccccaccaccccaccaccTGCAGGCGCCGGGCCTCCAGGACTACGGGGCGCAGGCAGGCACGGCGGGCACAGGACCTGGGgcggctgctcccccccacaTCTATGACTTCGTTAACTCCCTGGAGCTGATGAACCGGCTGGGCAACCAGTGGGGCGGGATGCCCATGTCCTTCCAGATGCAGACCCAGATGCTGAGCCGGCTGCACCAGCTGCGCCAGGGCAAGGGGCAGTTCGAAGAGCCCTTCCCCTACCATCAGGAGGCAGCGTTCGCCAGCCACCCACTCTATGGGCACTACCTGCTGGACCAGGACAGCCGCCACTTCCCGAGAGACCAGCTTTTCCTGCAGCAGCCGGCCAGCACCGAAGAGCCACCGCCCGGCTCGGAGCAGCCTCCGCCTCCGCCACCCCCATCACAACCGCAGCGACTGCTGGACTACCGGGCAGCGACGTGGGGCTACCAGGAGGAGGCGCCCTGCAACCCACATGCCTCCACTGTGGACAGTGTCCTGGCCACTCTAACGCAGGAGATGAAGAGCATCATGCAGCGTGACCTTAACCGCAAGATGGTGGAAAATGTGGCCTTCAGCACCTTCGACAAGTGGTGGGAGCGCAAGGAGCAGAAAGCCAAG CCCTTCCAAAACGCAGCCAAGCAACAggccaaggaggaggagaaggagaaaaccAAACTCAAAGATCCGGCCCTGCTGTCCTTGGTCGACTGGGCCAAGAGCGGCGGCACCGTCAGCCTCGAGGGCTTCAGCTTCGGAACCGGCCTCCGTGGGGCACTCAGGCTCCCGTCCTTCAAG GTGAAAAGGAAAGAGCCTTCTGAGATCTCGGAGAGCAGTGAAGAGACGCGACCCCGGCCTTCTACTCccgcagaggaggaggaggaggatg ACAAGGAGGCTTCTCAAGGACCAAAGGGATCCAAGCGGGACGAAGAGTGGATCAAGGGGCCGGGCAAGCGCCGGAAGCTCTTCTGCCTGGACAGCGAAGGGGAAGAGACCTCTGAAGAGTCATCCTCGGAGAAG gaggaggaagatgacgagccagatgaagaggaggaggaagagcagcggcgggaggaggaagaggaggatgcagCACACAGTGACAAGGAAGAGGAATCGGAAG AAGCAGCAGAGAGCGAGGACTCCTCTATATACTCCCTCTACGAGGAATCAGACGAAGACAGCGACAGCGCTTCGGACTCTGAGAgcagctcgtcctcctcctcctcctcctcagacgAAGCTGAGAACACCATGGACGAGTCCACCATGGACAGCTGCCCCATGGAGCCAGCAGGGGAGGCGAGCAAAGCTGAGTCCTTGACGGGCACAGAACTGGAGAAGGTCAAAGAGGCCGCGCTAG AGCCCGCAGCGGAGCAGAAAGCCGCCCCCCCGGAGGAGCGTGAGGCTGAGCTGACTCCCCGCCCCTCCTCgcccatccccctcctgccaccccccaagAAGCGCCGGAAAACAGTCTCCTTCTCAGCCCCCGGCGAGGAGGAGGTGGCCAAGGTGGGGGCAGAGAAGGTGGCCGAAGCAGCCCCGTCCCcgcttccccttcctcccctgcccctaccCCCTGCCGAGGAGCTAGCGCCTCCCCCAGTAGTGCCTGTGGAACCCGCCTTGCCAATGCCCCAAGTGCCCTTAGCGCaggacacccccagccctgccacgccgccccctgcccccaagcctcCCTTCAGCGGGGGGCGTAAGCGGGAGCCCCCCAAAGCCAGCCAAAGAACCATCAGCAACCTGCCGGCTGACCACGCCTCGCTGGTGAAGTGCTGGGCCGAGGAGCCACCTGCCGGCAGCGGACGCCGCCGCTCCCGTTCCCGATCCTCAGAGCCCCCACGGCCCCCAGCCAGCGGGGAGGCCGAGCGGCTGCGGCTTCGGGAGCAGCTGGGCGCCTCGTCCCTCCTGGAGCTGGCCAACCAGCCCGAGACGGGCGGCGTGGACCTGGCCGTGCTGGCAGACATCGCCCTGAAGATGCCCATTGGCTGCGCCAAGGAGGGGGCTGAGGACTCGGAGGGCACGGAGACGTCTGATGAGGTGGAGGAGCAGTCGCCCCCCCGCGCCCTGCCTGCACCCCGAGGCAGTAGCATCCTCCTGGAGCACAACTACGCCATGGCTGTGAGAGCGGCGCCACCAGCTCCCCGGAGAGCAGCCAAGACCGAGGAGGAGGCCCCGGGCCCAGCTGAGCTGCTGCGGGTGGATCTCTTCGGAGGGCACGTCGGGGAGGTGCTGGAGGCGCCGGAGGAGGTGGTGGCAGAGGCCAGCGAGGCCAAGGCTGAGCCAGAGGTGGGCGCCCTCCTGGCACTGGCTGGGGAGGAGCGGGCCAGGAGAAAGCGACACCGAGACAAAGAGGAGGCACCGGACTCGCCGGCCTCGGAGCCCTGCCCCTCAGAGagcgaagaagaagaggaggagagcgAAGACGCTGACGCTGGCGAGACGCGCCGGCGGACGCTGCGCTCCCACTCGCAcaagccctggccccagccccttccctcctttGAGACCCGCAGCGAGTTCGAGCAGATGACCATCCTCTACGACATCTGGAACTCGGGACTGGACGTGGAGGACATGCACTACCTGAAACTCACCTACGAGCGCCTGCTGCAGGAGGACAACAGCACCGACTGGCTCAACGACACCCACTGGGTGCACCACACCA TCACCaacattgccaaccccaagcggAAGCGGAAGTCGTCAGACCTGCGGGAGCACCAGACTGGCTGTGCCCGCAGCGAAGGCTACTACCCCATCAGCAAAAAGGAGAAGGACAAATATCTCGATGTGTGTCCTGTGACGGCACAGGAGCTGGAGGTGATGGACACCCAG GGCACCAACCGCATCCTGTCGGAGAGGAGGTCGGAGCAGCGGCGCCTGCTCAGCGCCATCGGCTCCTCCGCCATCCTGGACAGCGACTTGCTAAAGCTCAATCAGCTCAAG TTCCGTAAGAAGAAGCTGCGGTTTGGCCGGAGCCGTATCCATGAGTGGGGCCTCTTCGCCATGGAGCCGATCGCTGCCGATGAGATGGTGATTGAGTATGTGGGGCAGAACATCCGGCAG GTGGTGGCCGACATGCGGGAGAAGCGCTACGTGCAGGAGGGTATCGGCAGCAGCTACCTGTTCCGTGTCGACCATGACACCATCATCGACGCCACCAAGTGCGGCAACCTGGCCCGCTTCATCAACCACTGCTGCacg CCCAACTGCTACGCCAAAGTGATCACCATAGAGGCTCAGAAGAAGATCGTCATCTATTCCAAGCAGCCCATCAGCGTCAACGAGGAGATCACCTACGACTACAAGTTCCCCATTGAGGAGAACAAGATTCCCTGCCTGTGCGGCACCGAGAACTGCCGCGGCACCCTGAACTGA
- the SETD1A gene encoding histone-lysine N-methyltransferase SETD1A isoform X3, with product MDQESGGDIQKAPNFQWRSYKLVIDPALRRAPQKVYRYDGVHFSASDSGYTPVGDVRDPRPRRIWCKHRDLSLPVPKFKLDEFYIGQIPLKEVTFARLNDNIKEPFLAEMCKKYGEIEEIEILYNPKNRKHLGLAKVLFTSTRGAKETVKNLHNTSVMGNIIHAQLDIKGQQRMKYYELIVNGSYTPQTVPTGGKSLSEKFPAPVTQAETSESRRRQSTDSSYSASTVGSTPGNGTPCSQDTPYSSARQDTPSFYGQFTPQSSQGTPHTPRGGTPYSQDSAYSSRQGTPSYSSYHPEPTSYKSRRHENSYPESYSRRHHSSSSSSSSSSSSSSSSSSSSSSSSSSASNTAASYPVAPATPDGTLFQNSHSFGQQGEPFAAPAAIYPPYPAPPEPFPLPPEPHPCDQDYRLLPTAETFAANSLPPTEFLAQESKEEPSPAAASAEDQAPSPAPQASPARLGSPAPETTNESVPFAHHSSLDSRIEMLLKEQRSKFSFLNSDTEEDEEEGGKAGAKGAEPHGPCTPPPPLPVSFEDVVPAPDAVVESPKANGQDRASQHSSGEDMEISEEEVEEEPTGSAPADPHFPGLPAGLGHLPLGVSAFAHPPEPPPAYPLQPLMSVSLPHLTGEADYPQAPPPHHLQAPGLQDYGAQAGTAGTGPGAAAPPHIYDFVNSLELMNRLGNQWGGMPMSFQMQTQMLSRLHQLRQGKGQFEEPFPYHQEAAFASHPLYGHYLLDQDSRHFPRDQLFLQQPASTEEPPPGSEQPPPPPPPSQPQRLLDYRAATWGYQEEAPCNPHASTVDSVLATLTQEMKSIMQRDLNRKMVENVAFSTFDKWWERKEQKAKPFQNAAKQQAKEEEKEKTKLKDPALLSLVDWAKSGGTVSLEGFSFGTGLRGALRLPSFKVKRKEPSEISESSEETRPRPSTPAEEEEEDDKEASQGPKGSKRDEEWIKGPGKRRKLFCLDSEGEETSEESSSEKEEEDDEPDEEEEEEQRREEEEEDAAHSDKEEESEEAAESEDSSIYSLYEESDEDSDSASDSESSSSSSSSSSDEAENTMDESTMDSCPMEPAGEASKAESLTGTELEKVKEAALEPAAEQKAAPPEEREAELTPRPSSPIPLLPPPKKRRKTVSFSAPGEEEVAKVGAEKVAEAAPSPLPLPPLPLPPAEELAPPPVVPVEPALPMPQVPLAQDTPSPATPPPAPKPPFSGGRKREPPKASQRTISNLPADHASLVKCWAEEPPAGSGRRRSRSRSSEPPRPPASGEAERLRLREQLGASSLLELANQPETGGVDLAVLADIALKMPIGCAKEGAEDSEGTETSDEVEEQSPPRALPAPRGSSILLEHNYAMAVRAAPPAPRRAAKTEEEAPGPAELLRVDLFGGHVGEVLEAPEEVVAEASEAKAEPEVGALLALAGEERARRKRHRDKEEAPDSPASEPCPSESEEEEEESEDADAGETRRRTLRSHSHKPWPQPLPSFETRSEFEQMTILYDIWNSGLDVEDMHYLKLTYERLLQEDNSTDWLNDTHWVHHTITNIANPKRKRKSSDLREHQTGCARSEGYYPISKKEKDKYLDVCPVTAQELEVMDTQGTNRILSERRSEQRRLLSAIGSSAILDSDLLKLNQLKFRKKKLRFGRSRIHEWGLFAMEPIAADEMVIEYVGQNIRQVVADMREKRYVQEGIGSSYLFRVDHDTIIDATKCGNLARFINHCCTPNCYAKVITIEAQKKIVIYSKQPISVNEEITYDYKFPIEENKIPCLCGTENCRGTLN from the exons ATGGATCAGGAAAGTGGGGGTGACATCCAGAAAGCCCCCAACTTCCAGTGGAGAAGCTACAAGCTCGTCATTGACCCGGCGCTGCGGCGGGCCCCGCAGAAAGTCTACCGCTACGATGGAGTCCACTTCAGTGCTTCC gattcAGGATATACTCCTGTGGGTGACGTACGAGACCCCCGGCCGCGCAGGATATGGTGCAAGCACAGAGACCTGTCGCTCCCTGTTCCCAAGTTCAAG CTGGACGAGTTCTACATCGGGCAGATCCCGCTGAAGGAGGTGACCTTCGCCCGGCTGAATGACAACATCAAGGAGCCCTTCCTGGCCGAGAtgtgcaagaagtatggggagaTCGAGGAGATCGAGATTCTCTACAACCCCAAGAACCGCAAGCACCTGGGCCTGGCCAAGGTGCTTTTCACCAGCACCCGCGGAGCCAAGGAGACTGTCAAGAACCTGCATAACACCTCGGTCATGGGCAACATCATCCATGCCCAGCTGGACATCAAAG GACAGCAGCGGATGAAGTACTATGAGCTGATCGTCAACGGCTCCTACACCCCTCAGACTGTTCCCACCGGGGGCAAATCTCTGAGCGAGAAATTCCCAGCGCCTGTGACCCAGGCTGAGACG TCAGAGTCCCGACGGCGCCAGTCCACCGACTCCTCCTACTCAGCCAGCACTGTGGGTTCAACGCCTGGCAATGGGACCCCTTGCTCTCAGGACACCCCATACTCCAGTGCTCGCCAGGATACCCCCTCGTTCTATGGTCAGTTTACCCCCCAGTCATCCCAGGGGACCCCGCACACCCCCCGAGGAGGAACGCCGTATTCCCAAGACTCGGCCTACTCCAGCAG GCAAGGCACGCCCAGCTACTCCAGCTATCACCCGGAGCCGACCTCCTATAAGTCCCGCAGGCATGAGAACAGCTACCCAGAGTCGTATTCCCGCCGGCaccactcttcctcctcctcctcct cttcttcctcttcctcttcctcctcctcttcttcctcttcttcctcctcttcctcctccgcTTCCAACACGGCAGCTTCTTACCCCGTGGCTCCAGCCACGCCGGATGGGACCCTCTTCCAGAACAGCCACAGCTTCGGCCAGCAAGGGGAGCCCTTCGCAGCCCCTGCTGCCATCTACCCTCCCTACCCGGCCCCCCCAGAGCCCTTCCCGCTACCCCCGGAGCCACACCCCTGTGATCAGGATTACCGGCTGCTGCCCACGGCTGAGACCTTTGCTgccaactccctgccccccacggaATTTCTGGCTCAGGAAAGCAAGGaagagcccagccctgcagctgccAGCGCGGAAGATCAGGCCCCATCGCCGGCCCCCCAGGCGTCGCCGGCCCGTTTGGGCTCCCCGGCACCAGAGACCACCAATGAGAGCGTCCCATTTGCCCACCACAGCAGCCTGGATTCGCGCATTGAGATGCTGCTGAAGGAGCAAAGGTCCAAGTTCTCCTTCCTCAATTCAGACACTGAGGAAGACGAGGAGGAAGGGGGCAAggcaggggcaaagggggcagAACCGCATGGGCCCTgcaccccgcccccacccctgcctgtcAGCTTTGAGGATGTGGTACCAGCTCCGGACGCCGTGGTAGAGTCGCCTAAGGCCAACGGGCAGGACAGG GCCTCCCAGCACTCATCAGGCGAGGACATGGAGATctcggaggaggaggtggaggaggagcccACGGGGTCGGCGCCGGCCGATCCGCACTTCCCGGGGCTGCCTGCAGGCCTCGGCCACCTCCCGCTGGGTGTCTCGGCCTTCGCCCACCCACCGGAGCCGCCTCCTGCCTACCCACTGCAGCCCCTCATGTCAGTCTCCCTGCCCCATCTGACAGGCGAGGCCGACTACCCCCAGgccccaccaccccaccaccTGCAGGCGCCGGGCCTCCAGGACTACGGGGCGCAGGCAGGCACGGCGGGCACAGGACCTGGGgcggctgctcccccccacaTCTATGACTTCGTTAACTCCCTGGAGCTGATGAACCGGCTGGGCAACCAGTGGGGCGGGATGCCCATGTCCTTCCAGATGCAGACCCAGATGCTGAGCCGGCTGCACCAGCTGCGCCAGGGCAAGGGGCAGTTCGAAGAGCCCTTCCCCTACCATCAGGAGGCAGCGTTCGCCAGCCACCCACTCTATGGGCACTACCTGCTGGACCAGGACAGCCGCCACTTCCCGAGAGACCAGCTTTTCCTGCAGCAGCCGGCCAGCACCGAAGAGCCACCGCCCGGCTCGGAGCAGCCTCCGCCTCCGCCACCCCCATCACAACCGCAGCGACTGCTGGACTACCGGGCAGCGACGTGGGGCTACCAGGAGGAGGCGCCCTGCAACCCACATGCCTCCACTGTGGACAGTGTCCTGGCCACTCTAACGCAGGAGATGAAGAGCATCATGCAGCGTGACCTTAACCGCAAGATGGTGGAAAATGTGGCCTTCAGCACCTTCGACAAGTGGTGGGAGCGCAAGGAGCAGAAAGCCAAG CCCTTCCAAAACGCAGCCAAGCAACAggccaaggaggaggagaaggagaaaaccAAACTCAAAGATCCGGCCCTGCTGTCCTTGGTCGACTGGGCCAAGAGCGGCGGCACCGTCAGCCTCGAGGGCTTCAGCTTCGGAACCGGCCTCCGTGGGGCACTCAGGCTCCCGTCCTTCAAG GTGAAAAGGAAAGAGCCTTCTGAGATCTCGGAGAGCAGTGAAGAGACGCGACCCCGGCCTTCTACTCccgcagaggaggaggaggaggatg ACAAGGAGGCTTCTCAAGGACCAAAGGGATCCAAGCGGGACGAAGAGTGGATCAAGGGGCCGGGCAAGCGCCGGAAGCTCTTCTGCCTGGACAGCGAAGGGGAAGAGACCTCTGAAGAGTCATCCTCGGAGAAG gaggaggaagatgacgagccagatgaagaggaggaggaagagcagcggcgggaggaggaagaggaggatgcagCACACAGTGACAAGGAAGAGGAATCGGAAG AAGCAGCAGAGAGCGAGGACTCCTCTATATACTCCCTCTACGAGGAATCAGACGAAGACAGCGACAGCGCTTCGGACTCTGAGAgcagctcgtcctcctcctcctcctcctcagacgAAGCTGAGAACACCATGGACGAGTCCACCATGGACAGCTGCCCCATGGAGCCAGCAGGGGAGGCGAGCAAAGCTGAGTCCTTGACGGGCACAGAACTGGAGAAGGTCAAAGAGGCCGCGCTAG AGCCCGCAGCGGAGCAGAAAGCCGCCCCCCCGGAGGAGCGTGAGGCTGAGCTGACTCCCCGCCCCTCCTCgcccatccccctcctgccaccccccaagAAGCGCCGGAAAACAGTCTCCTTCTCAGCCCCCGGCGAGGAGGAGGTGGCCAAGGTGGGGGCAGAGAAGGTGGCCGAAGCAGCCCCGTCCCcgcttccccttcctcccctgcccctaccCCCTGCCGAGGAGCTAGCGCCTCCCCCAGTAGTGCCTGTGGAACCCGCCTTGCCAATGCCCCAAGTGCCCTTAGCGCaggacacccccagccctgccacgccgccccctgcccccaagcctcCCTTCAGCGGGGGGCGTAAGCGGGAGCCCCCCAAAGCCAGCCAAAGAACCATCAGCAACCTGCCGGCTGACCACGCCTCGCTGGTGAAGTGCTGGGCCGAGGAGCCACCTGCCGGCAGCGGACGCCGCCGCTCCCGTTCCCGATCCTCAGAGCCCCCACGGCCCCCAGCCAGCGGGGAGGCCGAGCGGCTGCGGCTTCGGGAGCAGCTGGGCGCCTCGTCCCTCCTGGAGCTGGCCAACCAGCCCGAGACGGGCGGCGTGGACCTGGCCGTGCTGGCAGACATCGCCCTGAAGATGCCCATTGGCTGCGCCAAGGAGGGGGCTGAGGACTCGGAGGGCACGGAGACGTCTGATGAGGTGGAGGAGCAGTCGCCCCCCCGCGCCCTGCCTGCACCCCGAGGCAGTAGCATCCTCCTGGAGCACAACTACGCCATGGCTGTGAGAGCGGCGCCACCAGCTCCCCGGAGAGCAGCCAAGACCGAGGAGGAGGCCCCGGGCCCAGCTGAGCTGCTGCGGGTGGATCTCTTCGGAGGGCACGTCGGGGAGGTGCTGGAGGCGCCGGAGGAGGTGGTGGCAGAGGCCAGCGAGGCCAAGGCTGAGCCAGAGGTGGGCGCCCTCCTGGCACTGGCTGGGGAGGAGCGGGCCAGGAGAAAGCGACACCGAGACAAAGAGGAGGCACCGGACTCGCCGGCCTCGGAGCCCTGCCCCTCAGAGagcgaagaagaagaggaggagagcgAAGACGCTGACGCTGGCGAGACGCGCCGGCGGACGCTGCGCTCCCACTCGCAcaagccctggccccagccccttccctcctttGAGACCCGCAGCGAGTTCGAGCAGATGACCATCCTCTACGACATCTGGAACTCGGGACTGGACGTGGAGGACATGCACTACCTGAAACTCACCTACGAGCGCCTGCTGCAGGAGGACAACAGCACCGACTGGCTCAACGACACCCACTGGGTGCACCACACCA TCACCaacattgccaaccccaagcggAAGCGGAAGTCGTCAGACCTGCGGGAGCACCAGACTGGCTGTGCCCGCAGCGAAGGCTACTACCCCATCAGCAAAAAGGAGAAGGACAAATATCTCGATGTGTGTCCTGTGACGGCACAGGAGCTGGAGGTGATGGACACCCAG GGCACCAACCGCATCCTGTCGGAGAGGAGGTCGGAGCAGCGGCGCCTGCTCAGCGCCATCGGCTCCTCCGCCATCCTGGACAGCGACTTGCTAAAGCTCAATCAGCTCAAG TTCCGTAAGAAGAAGCTGCGGTTTGGCCGGAGCCGTATCCATGAGTGGGGCCTCTTCGCCATGGAGCCGATCGCTGCCGATGAGATGGTGATTGAGTATGTGGGGCAGAACATCCGGCAG GTGGTGGCCGACATGCGGGAGAAGCGCTACGTGCAGGAGGGTATCGGCAGCAGCTACCTGTTCCGTGTCGACCATGACACCATCATCGACGCCACCAAGTGCGGCAACCTGGCCCGCTTCATCAACCACTGCTGCacg CCCAACTGCTACGCCAAAGTGATCACCATAGAGGCTCAGAAGAAGATCGTCATCTATTCCAAGCAGCCCATCAGCGTCAACGAGGAGATCACCTACGACTACAAGTTCCCCATTGAGGAGAACAAGATTCCCTGCCTGTGCGGCACCGAGAACTGCCGCGGCACCCTGAACTGA